The proteins below come from a single Onychomys torridus chromosome 18, mOncTor1.1, whole genome shotgun sequence genomic window:
- the Atp6v1g2 gene encoding V-type proton ATPase subunit G 2: protein MASQSQGIQQLLQAEKRAAEKVADARKRKARRLKQAKEEAQMEVEQYRREREQEFQSKQQAAMGSQGNLSAEVEQATRRQVQGMQSSQQRNRERVLAQLLGMVCDVRPQVHPNYRITV from the exons ATGGCCAGTCAGTCCCAGGGTATCCAGCAGCTCCTCCAAGCTGAGAAGCGGGCAGCGGAGAAGGTGGCCGATGCCAGGAAGA GGAAGGCCCGGCGACTGAAGCAAGCCAAGGAGGAGGCTCAGATGGAGGTGGAGCAGTACCGCAGGGAGCGTGAGCAGGAGTTCCAGAGCAAGCAGCAGGCG gCCATGGGCTCTCAGGGGAACCTGTCTGCTGAAGTGGAACAGGCCACCAGACGTCAGGTTCAGGGCATGCAGAGCTCCCAGCAGAGAAATCGGGAGCGTGTCCTGGCTCAGCTTCTTGGTATGGTCTGTGATGTCAGGCCCCAGGTCCACCCCAACTACCGGATTACTGTCTAG